In Blautia wexlerae DSM 19850, a single window of DNA contains:
- the tyrS gene encoding tyrosine--tRNA ligase, protein MTVWDELKARGLIAQVTDEEEIKEMVNNGKATFYIGFDPTADSLHVGHFMALCLMKRLQMAGNKPIALLGGGTGMIGDPSGRSDMRQMMTVETIQHNIDCFKKQMERFIDFSDGKALMVNNADWLMNLNYVEVLRDVGPHFSVNRMLSHECYKQRMERGLTFLEFNYMIMQSYDFYMLYQKYGCTMQFGGDDQWANMLGGTELIRRKLGKDAYAMTITLLLNSEGKKMGKTQSGAVWLDPEKTSPFDFYQYWRNVDDADVIKCMRLLTFLPLEEIDEMAKWEGSQLNKAKEILAYELTNLVHGEEEAKKAQEGARALFAGGADTAHMPTTELADEDFSEEGTIDLISMLVKAGMVPTRSEGRRAIEQGGVSIDGEKITDVKYTVAKDALTGEGVVLKKGKKKFNKVLAK, encoded by the coding sequence ATGACAGTTTGGGACGAGCTGAAAGCCCGTGGTCTGATTGCCCAGGTAACAGACGAAGAAGAGATCAAAGAAATGGTAAATAATGGAAAAGCCACATTTTACATTGGCTTTGACCCTACCGCAGACAGCCTTCATGTGGGACATTTCATGGCGCTCTGCCTGATGAAACGTCTGCAGATGGCGGGAAATAAACCAATCGCATTATTAGGCGGCGGAACCGGTATGATCGGTGACCCGTCCGGAAGATCTGATATGCGTCAGATGATGACAGTGGAGACCATTCAGCACAACATCGACTGCTTCAAGAAACAGATGGAACGTTTTATCGACTTCTCAGACGGCAAGGCATTAATGGTAAACAATGCAGACTGGCTGATGAATTTAAATTATGTAGAAGTACTTCGTGATGTTGGACCACATTTCTCTGTAAACCGTATGCTCTCTCACGAGTGCTACAAACAGCGTATGGAACGTGGACTTACATTCCTTGAGTTCAACTATATGATCATGCAGAGCTACGACTTCTACATGCTGTATCAGAAATACGGCTGCACCATGCAGTTCGGCGGTGATGACCAGTGGGCAAATATGCTTGGCGGTACAGAGCTGATCCGTCGTAAACTTGGAAAAGACGCTTACGCCATGACGATCACACTTCTTCTGAACTCCGAAGGTAAGAAGATGGGTAAAACACAGTCCGGTGCTGTATGGCTTGACCCGGAGAAGACTTCTCCTTTCGATTTCTATCAGTACTGGAGAAACGTGGATGATGCAGATGTTATCAAATGTATGCGTCTCCTTACCTTCCTTCCGTTAGAAGAAATCGATGAGATGGCGAAATGGGAAGGAAGCCAGTTGAATAAAGCAAAAGAAATCCTTGCATACGAGCTGACAAATCTGGTTCATGGCGAAGAGGAAGCAAAGAAAGCTCAGGAAGGCGCAAGAGCACTTTTTGCAGGCGGCGCTGATACAGCACATATGCCGACAACTGAGCTTGCAGACGAAGACTTCTCAGAAGAAGGAACAATCGACCTGATCTCCATGCTTGTAAAAGCAGGAATGGTTCCAACACGTTCCGAGGGACGTCGTGCCATTGAACAGGGCGGTGTTTCCATTGACGGTGAGAAGATCACAGATGTGAAATACACAGTTGCCAAAGATGCACTTACAGGTGAAGGTGTAGTGCTGAAAAAAGGCAAAAAGAAATTCAATAAAGTTCTGGCAAAATAA